A region of Chelonia mydas isolate rCheMyd1 chromosome 7, rCheMyd1.pri.v2, whole genome shotgun sequence DNA encodes the following proteins:
- the LOC102936206 gene encoding cullin-associated NEDD8-dissociated protein 1 isoform X1, with product MTNVSYHISNLLEKMTSTDKDFRFMATNDLMMELQKDSIKLDEDSEKKVVKMLLKLLEDKNGEVQNLAVKCLGPLVSKVKEYQVETIVDSLCTNMLSDKEQLRDISSIGLKTVISELPPASTGSTMTANVCKKITAQLTGAIGKQEDVSVQLEALDILSDMLSRLGGMLYTFHSSILNCLLPQLRSPRLAVRKRAIIALGYLVLTCNGNIFSELMEHLLAELKRNESTSTTRTYIQCIAGISRQAGHRTGEYLEKIIPLVVRYCNVEDDELREYCFQAFESFVRRCPKEIGPHIPSVMGLCLKYITYDPNYNYDNEEEEEEEEMMETENGEDEEQESDDEYSDDDDISWKVRRSAAKCLEAIVSTRHDLLQDFYKTLSPVLIGRFKEREENVKADIFCAYIALLKQTLPIQSWLHASDAGGKEEIPLTMLQNQVPNIIRALHKQLKEKSIKSRQGCFSLLTELANVLPGCLADHIPALMPGIIFSLTDKSSSSNMRIDTLSFLHVLLCNHQPEVFHPHIKALLPPIVSCIGDPFYKITSEALLVTQQLVKVIRPLDKSCTFDVKPFVKDLFSGTLKRLKAADIDQEVKERAISCMGQIVCNLGDHLSGDLPPTLKIFLERLKNEITRLTTVKALTLIASSPLKIDLRPILGEGFPILASFLRKNQRALKLSTLTALDILIKNYSDSLKPAMVESVLTELPALISENDLHVSQVAIVFLTTLAKVYPSSLSKISGSVLSELFQLVHSPLLQGGALNAIIDFFQALVITKTANMGYAELMKQLTSPIYSSPGGASVTLHKQAYYSVAKCVAALSSACPKEATRVASQFIQDVKNPKSSAAVKMLAFLSLAEMGRTMNLSAQKELKTVILEAFASPSEEVKSAASYALGNISAGNLKEYLPFMLKEIGSQPKRQYLLLHSLKEVISSSPADGLKPYVEDIWALLFNHCECTEEGTRNVVAECLGKLALVNPSQLLPRLKKQLSSGSPHARSTVVTAIKFTISDQPQPIDVLLKGCIGDFLKTLQDPDLNVRRVALAMFNSAAHNKPSLIRDMLNTILPHLYNETKIRRELIREVEMGPFKHTVDDGLDVRKAAFECMYSLLESCLDRLDIYEYLNHVEDGLKDHYDIRMLTFIMLARLSTLCPNAVLQRLERLIEPLRATCSTKVKAGSVKQEFEKQDELKRSAMRAVAALLTIPEVEKSPVMTEFASQIRANPEMASLYESIQKDSASLPTTESMDMN from the exons ATGACTAACGTGTCCTATCACATCTCTAACCTCCTGGAGAAGATGACATCCACTGACAAAGATTTTAG ATTTATGGCCACCAATGACCTGATGATGGAACTGCAGAAAGATTCCATAAAGCTGGATGAAGACAGTGAGAAAAAAGTTgtgaaaatgcttttaaaattgctTGAGGACAAAAACGGGGAGGTGCAGAACTTGGCTGTCAAGTG TTTGGGCCCTTTGGTCAGCAAAGTGAAAGAATATCAGGTAGAAACTATTGTGGACTCTCTGTGTACAAACATGTTATCAGACAAGGAACAACTGCGGGATATCTCCAGCATTGGTCTGAAAACGGTCATCTCAGAGCTGCCTCCAGCGTCTACCG GTTCCACAATGACAGCCAATGTGTGCAAAAAGATCACGGCCCAGCTAACTGGAGCCATTGGGAAACAAGAGGATGTATCTGTGCAGTTAGAGGCTCTTGACATCCTGTCAGATATGTTGAGCAG GTTAGGGGGGATGCTTTACACTTTTCATTCCTCTATCCTGAACTGCCTCCTTCCTCAGCTCAGGAGCCCCAGACTGGCTGTGCGTAAGAGAGCCATCATTGCTCTAGGCTATCTGGTCTTGACGTGCAATGGGAATATCTTCTCAGAACTCATGGAGCACTTGCTAGCTGAACTGAAGAGGAATGAGTCTACTTCTACCACAAGAACGTACATTCAGTGTATCGCGGGTATCAGCAGGCAGGCTGGGCACCGCACAG GAGAGTATCTGGAGAAAATCATCCCGTTAGTTGTTCGGTACTGTAACGTGGAGGATGATGAGCTGAGGGAATACTGCTTTCAGGCCTTCGAGTCTTTTGTGAGAAG GTGTCCAAAGGAAATTGGCCCTCACATCCCTAGTGTGATGGGATTGTGCCTGAAGTACATTACTTATGACCCAAATTACAACTATgacaatgaggaggaggaggaagaggaggaaatgatGGAAACTGAAAATGGGGAGGATGAAGAGCAAG AGAGCGACGATGAGTACAGCGATGACGATGACATTAGCTGGAAAGTTCGCAGGTCTGCGGCTAAGTGCCTGGAAGCCATTGTCAGTACCCGGCACGACCTCCTTCAGGATTTCTACAAGACTCTGTCCCCGGTTTTGATAGGCAGATTCAAGGAAAGAGAGGAGAATGTCAAAGCCGACATCTTCTGTGCTTATATCGCTTTGCTGAAGCAAACGCTGCCCATACAAAGCTGGCTACATGCTTCAGATGCAGGAGGCAAGGAAGAGATACCCCTCACCATGCTTCAGAACCAG GTTCCAAACATAATCAGGGCCTTGCACAAGCAGCTCAAGGAGAAAAGCATCAAATCAAGGCAAGGGTGCTTCAGTCTCCTTACAGAATTGGCCAATGTTCTTCCTGGCTGCCTGGCAGATCACATCCCTGCATTAATGCCTG GTATTATTTTCTCCTTGACTGATAAATCCAGCTCCTCCAACATGAGGATTGATACACTGTCTTTCCTTCATGTTCTTCTCTGCAATCACCAGCCAGAAGTATTTCATCCCCATATTAAGGCACTGCTACCTCCAATTGTGTCCTGTATTGGGGACCCCTTTTATAAGATCACATCAGAAGCTTTGCTGGTCACTCAGCAGCTTGTGAAAGTTATTCGGCCCTTGGACAAATCTTGTACGTTTGATGTCAAGCCCTTTGTGAAAGACCTTTTTTCTGGTACTCTGAAGAGACTGAAAGCTGCTGATATTGATCAGGAGGTGAAAGAACGGGCTATTTCTTGCATGGGACAGATCGTCTGCAATCTTGGAGACCATTTAAGTGGTGATCTCCCGCCAACTTTGAAGATTTTTCTAGAAAGGCTCAAAAATGAAATAACCAGACTTACAACAGTCAAAGCATTAACCTTAATTGCTAGTTCCCCACTGAAGATAGACTTAAGACCTATTCTAGGGGAAGGATTCCCCATTTTAGCTTCCTTCTTGCGAAAGAATCAACGTGCCTTGAAACTGAGTACTCTGACAGCTCTGGACATATTAATTAAGAACTACAGCGATAGCCTCAAGCCTGCCATGGTTGAGTCTGTGCTGACAGAGCTTCCTGCTTTAATTAGTGAGAATGATTTGCATGTTTCTCAGGTGGCTATCGTGTTCCTTACTACCTTAGCTAAGGTTTATCCATCTTCCTTGTCCAAGATAAGTGGTTCAGTTCTTTCTGAACTCTTTCAGCTTGTCCACTCCCCTTTGCTACAAGGAGGAGCACTGAATGCCATAATAGACTTCTTTCAAGCTTTGGTTATAACAAAGACAGCTAACATGGGTTATGCAGAGCTGATGAAACAGCTAACAAGCCCCATATACTCAAGTCCTGGTGGGGCATCTGTGACTTTACATAAACAAGCCTATTACTCTGTAGCAAAGTGTGTGGCAGCCCTTTCATCAGCATGCCCAAAAGAAGCCACCAGGGTAGCAAGCCAGTTTATTCAAGATGTGAAGAACCCCAAGTCCAGTGCTGCTGTTAAAATGCTAGCCTTCCTTTCGCTGGCAGAGATGGGTCGCACCATGAACCTAAGTGCTCAGAAGGAGCTCAAAACAGTAATACTGGAAGCATTTGCCTCTCCCAGCGAAGAGGTGAAATCAGCAGCTTCCTATGCTCTGGGGAACATCAGTGCTGGGAATCTTAAGGAATATCTTCCCTTTATGCTGAAGGAAATTGGAAGTCAGCCCAAGAGACAATACTTACTACTCCATTCTCTAAAAGAAGtcatcagctcctccccagcagatGGCCTCAAACCTTATGTGGAAGATATTTGGGCTCTGCTTTTCAACCATTGCGAGTGCACAGAGGAGGGGACACGAAATGTGGTTGCCGAATGCTTGGGGAAACTGGCCCTAGTGAATCCgtcccagctgctgcccaggctgaAAAAGCAGCTGTCATCAG GTTCCCCGCATGCACGAAGTACTGTAGTAACTGCAATCAAATTCACAATTTCTGATCAGCCACAGCCTATTGACGTACTTCTTAAAGGTTGCATAG GTGACTTCTTAAAGACTCTTCAGGATCCTGACTTGAATGTTCGACGTGTTGCTTTAGCCATGTTTAATTCTGCTGCTCACAATAAGCCTTCTTTAATCCGAGACATGCTGAACACTATCCTGCCCCACTTATACAACGAAACTAAGATCAGAAGGGAACTGATACGGGAG gtaGAAATGGGGCCATTCAAGCACACAGTGGATGATGGCCTTGATGTAAGGAAAGCTGCCTTTGAGTGCATGTACTCACTGTTGGAAAGCTGCCTTGACCGACTGGACATCTATGAATACTTGAACCACGTGGAGGATGGACTTAAGGATCATTATGACATTAGG aTGTTGACTTTCATCATGCTGGCTCGACTCTCCACGCTGTGTCCTAATGCAGTTCTACAAAGGCTAGAGCGATTGATTGAACCCCTGAGGGCAACCTGCTCTACTAAG gTAAAAGCTGGTTCGGTGAAACAGGAATTTGAAAAGCAGGATGAACTGAAACGGTCAGCGATGAGGGCAGTAGCTGCTCTACTAACCATCCCTGAAGTAGAGAAAAGTCCAGTGATGACTGAATTTGCTTCTCAAATCAGAGCCAATCCTGAAATGGCTTCACTCTATGAAAGCATTCAGAAGGATTCAGCTTCATTACCTACCACAGAATCAATGGATATGAATTAA
- the LOC102936206 gene encoding cullin-associated NEDD8-dissociated protein 1 isoform X4, which yields MTNVSYHISNLLEKMTSTDKDFRFMATNDLMMELQKDSIKLDEDSEKKVVKMLLKLLEDKNGEVQNLAVKWLGGMLYTFHSSILNCLLPQLRSPRLAVRKRAIIALGYLVLTCNGNIFSELMEHLLAELKRNESTSTTRTYIQCIAGISRQAGHRTGEYLEKIIPLVVRYCNVEDDELREYCFQAFESFVRRCPKEIGPHIPSVMGLCLKYITYDPNYNYDNEEEEEEEEMMETENGEDEEQESDDEYSDDDDISWKVRRSAAKCLEAIVSTRHDLLQDFYKTLSPVLIGRFKEREENVKADIFCAYIALLKQTLPIQSWLHASDAGGKEEIPLTMLQNQVPNIIRALHKQLKEKSIKSRQGCFSLLTELANVLPGCLADHIPALMPGIIFSLTDKSSSSNMRIDTLSFLHVLLCNHQPEVFHPHIKALLPPIVSCIGDPFYKITSEALLVTQQLVKVIRPLDKSCTFDVKPFVKDLFSGTLKRLKAADIDQEVKERAISCMGQIVCNLGDHLSGDLPPTLKIFLERLKNEITRLTTVKALTLIASSPLKIDLRPILGEGFPILASFLRKNQRALKLSTLTALDILIKNYSDSLKPAMVESVLTELPALISENDLHVSQVAIVFLTTLAKVYPSSLSKISGSVLSELFQLVHSPLLQGGALNAIIDFFQALVITKTANMGYAELMKQLTSPIYSSPGGASVTLHKQAYYSVAKCVAALSSACPKEATRVASQFIQDVKNPKSSAAVKMLAFLSLAEMGRTMNLSAQKELKTVILEAFASPSEEVKSAASYALGNISAGNLKEYLPFMLKEIGSQPKRQYLLLHSLKEVISSSPADGLKPYVEDIWALLFNHCECTEEGTRNVVAECLGKLALVNPSQLLPRLKKQLSSGSPHARSTVVTAIKFTISDQPQPIDVLLKGCIGDFLKTLQDPDLNVRRVALAMFNSAAHNKPSLIRDMLNTILPHLYNETKIRRELIREVEMGPFKHTVDDGLDVRKAAFECMYSLLESCLDRLDIYEYLNHVEDGLKDHYDIRMLTFIMLARLSTLCPNAVLQRLERLIEPLRATCSTKVKAGSVKQEFEKQDELKRSAMRAVAALLTIPEVEKSPVMTEFASQIRANPEMASLYESIQKDSASLPTTESMDMN from the exons ATGACTAACGTGTCCTATCACATCTCTAACCTCCTGGAGAAGATGACATCCACTGACAAAGATTTTAG ATTTATGGCCACCAATGACCTGATGATGGAACTGCAGAAAGATTCCATAAAGCTGGATGAAGACAGTGAGAAAAAAGTTgtgaaaatgcttttaaaattgctTGAGGACAAAAACGGGGAGGTGCAGAACTTGGCTGTCAAGTG GTTAGGGGGGATGCTTTACACTTTTCATTCCTCTATCCTGAACTGCCTCCTTCCTCAGCTCAGGAGCCCCAGACTGGCTGTGCGTAAGAGAGCCATCATTGCTCTAGGCTATCTGGTCTTGACGTGCAATGGGAATATCTTCTCAGAACTCATGGAGCACTTGCTAGCTGAACTGAAGAGGAATGAGTCTACTTCTACCACAAGAACGTACATTCAGTGTATCGCGGGTATCAGCAGGCAGGCTGGGCACCGCACAG GAGAGTATCTGGAGAAAATCATCCCGTTAGTTGTTCGGTACTGTAACGTGGAGGATGATGAGCTGAGGGAATACTGCTTTCAGGCCTTCGAGTCTTTTGTGAGAAG GTGTCCAAAGGAAATTGGCCCTCACATCCCTAGTGTGATGGGATTGTGCCTGAAGTACATTACTTATGACCCAAATTACAACTATgacaatgaggaggaggaggaagaggaggaaatgatGGAAACTGAAAATGGGGAGGATGAAGAGCAAG AGAGCGACGATGAGTACAGCGATGACGATGACATTAGCTGGAAAGTTCGCAGGTCTGCGGCTAAGTGCCTGGAAGCCATTGTCAGTACCCGGCACGACCTCCTTCAGGATTTCTACAAGACTCTGTCCCCGGTTTTGATAGGCAGATTCAAGGAAAGAGAGGAGAATGTCAAAGCCGACATCTTCTGTGCTTATATCGCTTTGCTGAAGCAAACGCTGCCCATACAAAGCTGGCTACATGCTTCAGATGCAGGAGGCAAGGAAGAGATACCCCTCACCATGCTTCAGAACCAG GTTCCAAACATAATCAGGGCCTTGCACAAGCAGCTCAAGGAGAAAAGCATCAAATCAAGGCAAGGGTGCTTCAGTCTCCTTACAGAATTGGCCAATGTTCTTCCTGGCTGCCTGGCAGATCACATCCCTGCATTAATGCCTG GTATTATTTTCTCCTTGACTGATAAATCCAGCTCCTCCAACATGAGGATTGATACACTGTCTTTCCTTCATGTTCTTCTCTGCAATCACCAGCCAGAAGTATTTCATCCCCATATTAAGGCACTGCTACCTCCAATTGTGTCCTGTATTGGGGACCCCTTTTATAAGATCACATCAGAAGCTTTGCTGGTCACTCAGCAGCTTGTGAAAGTTATTCGGCCCTTGGACAAATCTTGTACGTTTGATGTCAAGCCCTTTGTGAAAGACCTTTTTTCTGGTACTCTGAAGAGACTGAAAGCTGCTGATATTGATCAGGAGGTGAAAGAACGGGCTATTTCTTGCATGGGACAGATCGTCTGCAATCTTGGAGACCATTTAAGTGGTGATCTCCCGCCAACTTTGAAGATTTTTCTAGAAAGGCTCAAAAATGAAATAACCAGACTTACAACAGTCAAAGCATTAACCTTAATTGCTAGTTCCCCACTGAAGATAGACTTAAGACCTATTCTAGGGGAAGGATTCCCCATTTTAGCTTCCTTCTTGCGAAAGAATCAACGTGCCTTGAAACTGAGTACTCTGACAGCTCTGGACATATTAATTAAGAACTACAGCGATAGCCTCAAGCCTGCCATGGTTGAGTCTGTGCTGACAGAGCTTCCTGCTTTAATTAGTGAGAATGATTTGCATGTTTCTCAGGTGGCTATCGTGTTCCTTACTACCTTAGCTAAGGTTTATCCATCTTCCTTGTCCAAGATAAGTGGTTCAGTTCTTTCTGAACTCTTTCAGCTTGTCCACTCCCCTTTGCTACAAGGAGGAGCACTGAATGCCATAATAGACTTCTTTCAAGCTTTGGTTATAACAAAGACAGCTAACATGGGTTATGCAGAGCTGATGAAACAGCTAACAAGCCCCATATACTCAAGTCCTGGTGGGGCATCTGTGACTTTACATAAACAAGCCTATTACTCTGTAGCAAAGTGTGTGGCAGCCCTTTCATCAGCATGCCCAAAAGAAGCCACCAGGGTAGCAAGCCAGTTTATTCAAGATGTGAAGAACCCCAAGTCCAGTGCTGCTGTTAAAATGCTAGCCTTCCTTTCGCTGGCAGAGATGGGTCGCACCATGAACCTAAGTGCTCAGAAGGAGCTCAAAACAGTAATACTGGAAGCATTTGCCTCTCCCAGCGAAGAGGTGAAATCAGCAGCTTCCTATGCTCTGGGGAACATCAGTGCTGGGAATCTTAAGGAATATCTTCCCTTTATGCTGAAGGAAATTGGAAGTCAGCCCAAGAGACAATACTTACTACTCCATTCTCTAAAAGAAGtcatcagctcctccccagcagatGGCCTCAAACCTTATGTGGAAGATATTTGGGCTCTGCTTTTCAACCATTGCGAGTGCACAGAGGAGGGGACACGAAATGTGGTTGCCGAATGCTTGGGGAAACTGGCCCTAGTGAATCCgtcccagctgctgcccaggctgaAAAAGCAGCTGTCATCAG GTTCCCCGCATGCACGAAGTACTGTAGTAACTGCAATCAAATTCACAATTTCTGATCAGCCACAGCCTATTGACGTACTTCTTAAAGGTTGCATAG GTGACTTCTTAAAGACTCTTCAGGATCCTGACTTGAATGTTCGACGTGTTGCTTTAGCCATGTTTAATTCTGCTGCTCACAATAAGCCTTCTTTAATCCGAGACATGCTGAACACTATCCTGCCCCACTTATACAACGAAACTAAGATCAGAAGGGAACTGATACGGGAG gtaGAAATGGGGCCATTCAAGCACACAGTGGATGATGGCCTTGATGTAAGGAAAGCTGCCTTTGAGTGCATGTACTCACTGTTGGAAAGCTGCCTTGACCGACTGGACATCTATGAATACTTGAACCACGTGGAGGATGGACTTAAGGATCATTATGACATTAGG aTGTTGACTTTCATCATGCTGGCTCGACTCTCCACGCTGTGTCCTAATGCAGTTCTACAAAGGCTAGAGCGATTGATTGAACCCCTGAGGGCAACCTGCTCTACTAAG gTAAAAGCTGGTTCGGTGAAACAGGAATTTGAAAAGCAGGATGAACTGAAACGGTCAGCGATGAGGGCAGTAGCTGCTCTACTAACCATCCCTGAAGTAGAGAAAAGTCCAGTGATGACTGAATTTGCTTCTCAAATCAGAGCCAATCCTGAAATGGCTTCACTCTATGAAAGCATTCAGAAGGATTCAGCTTCATTACCTACCACAGAATCAATGGATATGAATTAA
- the LOC102936206 gene encoding cullin-associated NEDD8-dissociated protein 1 isoform X2: MATNDLMMELQKDSIKLDEDSEKKVVKMLLKLLEDKNGEVQNLAVKCLGPLVSKVKEYQVETIVDSLCTNMLSDKEQLRDISSIGLKTVISELPPASTGSTMTANVCKKITAQLTGAIGKQEDVSVQLEALDILSDMLSRLGGMLYTFHSSILNCLLPQLRSPRLAVRKRAIIALGYLVLTCNGNIFSELMEHLLAELKRNESTSTTRTYIQCIAGISRQAGHRTGEYLEKIIPLVVRYCNVEDDELREYCFQAFESFVRRCPKEIGPHIPSVMGLCLKYITYDPNYNYDNEEEEEEEEMMETENGEDEEQESDDEYSDDDDISWKVRRSAAKCLEAIVSTRHDLLQDFYKTLSPVLIGRFKEREENVKADIFCAYIALLKQTLPIQSWLHASDAGGKEEIPLTMLQNQVPNIIRALHKQLKEKSIKSRQGCFSLLTELANVLPGCLADHIPALMPGIIFSLTDKSSSSNMRIDTLSFLHVLLCNHQPEVFHPHIKALLPPIVSCIGDPFYKITSEALLVTQQLVKVIRPLDKSCTFDVKPFVKDLFSGTLKRLKAADIDQEVKERAISCMGQIVCNLGDHLSGDLPPTLKIFLERLKNEITRLTTVKALTLIASSPLKIDLRPILGEGFPILASFLRKNQRALKLSTLTALDILIKNYSDSLKPAMVESVLTELPALISENDLHVSQVAIVFLTTLAKVYPSSLSKISGSVLSELFQLVHSPLLQGGALNAIIDFFQALVITKTANMGYAELMKQLTSPIYSSPGGASVTLHKQAYYSVAKCVAALSSACPKEATRVASQFIQDVKNPKSSAAVKMLAFLSLAEMGRTMNLSAQKELKTVILEAFASPSEEVKSAASYALGNISAGNLKEYLPFMLKEIGSQPKRQYLLLHSLKEVISSSPADGLKPYVEDIWALLFNHCECTEEGTRNVVAECLGKLALVNPSQLLPRLKKQLSSGSPHARSTVVTAIKFTISDQPQPIDVLLKGCIGDFLKTLQDPDLNVRRVALAMFNSAAHNKPSLIRDMLNTILPHLYNETKIRRELIREVEMGPFKHTVDDGLDVRKAAFECMYSLLESCLDRLDIYEYLNHVEDGLKDHYDIRMLTFIMLARLSTLCPNAVLQRLERLIEPLRATCSTKVKAGSVKQEFEKQDELKRSAMRAVAALLTIPEVEKSPVMTEFASQIRANPEMASLYESIQKDSASLPTTESMDMN, from the exons ATGGCCACCAATGACCTGATGATGGAACTGCAGAAAGATTCCATAAAGCTGGATGAAGACAGTGAGAAAAAAGTTgtgaaaatgcttttaaaattgctTGAGGACAAAAACGGGGAGGTGCAGAACTTGGCTGTCAAGTG TTTGGGCCCTTTGGTCAGCAAAGTGAAAGAATATCAGGTAGAAACTATTGTGGACTCTCTGTGTACAAACATGTTATCAGACAAGGAACAACTGCGGGATATCTCCAGCATTGGTCTGAAAACGGTCATCTCAGAGCTGCCTCCAGCGTCTACCG GTTCCACAATGACAGCCAATGTGTGCAAAAAGATCACGGCCCAGCTAACTGGAGCCATTGGGAAACAAGAGGATGTATCTGTGCAGTTAGAGGCTCTTGACATCCTGTCAGATATGTTGAGCAG GTTAGGGGGGATGCTTTACACTTTTCATTCCTCTATCCTGAACTGCCTCCTTCCTCAGCTCAGGAGCCCCAGACTGGCTGTGCGTAAGAGAGCCATCATTGCTCTAGGCTATCTGGTCTTGACGTGCAATGGGAATATCTTCTCAGAACTCATGGAGCACTTGCTAGCTGAACTGAAGAGGAATGAGTCTACTTCTACCACAAGAACGTACATTCAGTGTATCGCGGGTATCAGCAGGCAGGCTGGGCACCGCACAG GAGAGTATCTGGAGAAAATCATCCCGTTAGTTGTTCGGTACTGTAACGTGGAGGATGATGAGCTGAGGGAATACTGCTTTCAGGCCTTCGAGTCTTTTGTGAGAAG GTGTCCAAAGGAAATTGGCCCTCACATCCCTAGTGTGATGGGATTGTGCCTGAAGTACATTACTTATGACCCAAATTACAACTATgacaatgaggaggaggaggaagaggaggaaatgatGGAAACTGAAAATGGGGAGGATGAAGAGCAAG AGAGCGACGATGAGTACAGCGATGACGATGACATTAGCTGGAAAGTTCGCAGGTCTGCGGCTAAGTGCCTGGAAGCCATTGTCAGTACCCGGCACGACCTCCTTCAGGATTTCTACAAGACTCTGTCCCCGGTTTTGATAGGCAGATTCAAGGAAAGAGAGGAGAATGTCAAAGCCGACATCTTCTGTGCTTATATCGCTTTGCTGAAGCAAACGCTGCCCATACAAAGCTGGCTACATGCTTCAGATGCAGGAGGCAAGGAAGAGATACCCCTCACCATGCTTCAGAACCAG GTTCCAAACATAATCAGGGCCTTGCACAAGCAGCTCAAGGAGAAAAGCATCAAATCAAGGCAAGGGTGCTTCAGTCTCCTTACAGAATTGGCCAATGTTCTTCCTGGCTGCCTGGCAGATCACATCCCTGCATTAATGCCTG GTATTATTTTCTCCTTGACTGATAAATCCAGCTCCTCCAACATGAGGATTGATACACTGTCTTTCCTTCATGTTCTTCTCTGCAATCACCAGCCAGAAGTATTTCATCCCCATATTAAGGCACTGCTACCTCCAATTGTGTCCTGTATTGGGGACCCCTTTTATAAGATCACATCAGAAGCTTTGCTGGTCACTCAGCAGCTTGTGAAAGTTATTCGGCCCTTGGACAAATCTTGTACGTTTGATGTCAAGCCCTTTGTGAAAGACCTTTTTTCTGGTACTCTGAAGAGACTGAAAGCTGCTGATATTGATCAGGAGGTGAAAGAACGGGCTATTTCTTGCATGGGACAGATCGTCTGCAATCTTGGAGACCATTTAAGTGGTGATCTCCCGCCAACTTTGAAGATTTTTCTAGAAAGGCTCAAAAATGAAATAACCAGACTTACAACAGTCAAAGCATTAACCTTAATTGCTAGTTCCCCACTGAAGATAGACTTAAGACCTATTCTAGGGGAAGGATTCCCCATTTTAGCTTCCTTCTTGCGAAAGAATCAACGTGCCTTGAAACTGAGTACTCTGACAGCTCTGGACATATTAATTAAGAACTACAGCGATAGCCTCAAGCCTGCCATGGTTGAGTCTGTGCTGACAGAGCTTCCTGCTTTAATTAGTGAGAATGATTTGCATGTTTCTCAGGTGGCTATCGTGTTCCTTACTACCTTAGCTAAGGTTTATCCATCTTCCTTGTCCAAGATAAGTGGTTCAGTTCTTTCTGAACTCTTTCAGCTTGTCCACTCCCCTTTGCTACAAGGAGGAGCACTGAATGCCATAATAGACTTCTTTCAAGCTTTGGTTATAACAAAGACAGCTAACATGGGTTATGCAGAGCTGATGAAACAGCTAACAAGCCCCATATACTCAAGTCCTGGTGGGGCATCTGTGACTTTACATAAACAAGCCTATTACTCTGTAGCAAAGTGTGTGGCAGCCCTTTCATCAGCATGCCCAAAAGAAGCCACCAGGGTAGCAAGCCAGTTTATTCAAGATGTGAAGAACCCCAAGTCCAGTGCTGCTGTTAAAATGCTAGCCTTCCTTTCGCTGGCAGAGATGGGTCGCACCATGAACCTAAGTGCTCAGAAGGAGCTCAAAACAGTAATACTGGAAGCATTTGCCTCTCCCAGCGAAGAGGTGAAATCAGCAGCTTCCTATGCTCTGGGGAACATCAGTGCTGGGAATCTTAAGGAATATCTTCCCTTTATGCTGAAGGAAATTGGAAGTCAGCCCAAGAGACAATACTTACTACTCCATTCTCTAAAAGAAGtcatcagctcctccccagcagatGGCCTCAAACCTTATGTGGAAGATATTTGGGCTCTGCTTTTCAACCATTGCGAGTGCACAGAGGAGGGGACACGAAATGTGGTTGCCGAATGCTTGGGGAAACTGGCCCTAGTGAATCCgtcccagctgctgcccaggctgaAAAAGCAGCTGTCATCAG GTTCCCCGCATGCACGAAGTACTGTAGTAACTGCAATCAAATTCACAATTTCTGATCAGCCACAGCCTATTGACGTACTTCTTAAAGGTTGCATAG GTGACTTCTTAAAGACTCTTCAGGATCCTGACTTGAATGTTCGACGTGTTGCTTTAGCCATGTTTAATTCTGCTGCTCACAATAAGCCTTCTTTAATCCGAGACATGCTGAACACTATCCTGCCCCACTTATACAACGAAACTAAGATCAGAAGGGAACTGATACGGGAG gtaGAAATGGGGCCATTCAAGCACACAGTGGATGATGGCCTTGATGTAAGGAAAGCTGCCTTTGAGTGCATGTACTCACTGTTGGAAAGCTGCCTTGACCGACTGGACATCTATGAATACTTGAACCACGTGGAGGATGGACTTAAGGATCATTATGACATTAGG aTGTTGACTTTCATCATGCTGGCTCGACTCTCCACGCTGTGTCCTAATGCAGTTCTACAAAGGCTAGAGCGATTGATTGAACCCCTGAGGGCAACCTGCTCTACTAAG gTAAAAGCTGGTTCGGTGAAACAGGAATTTGAAAAGCAGGATGAACTGAAACGGTCAGCGATGAGGGCAGTAGCTGCTCTACTAACCATCCCTGAAGTAGAGAAAAGTCCAGTGATGACTGAATTTGCTTCTCAAATCAGAGCCAATCCTGAAATGGCTTCACTCTATGAAAGCATTCAGAAGGATTCAGCTTCATTACCTACCACAGAATCAATGGATATGAATTAA